One window of the Rosa rugosa chromosome 3, drRosRugo1.1, whole genome shotgun sequence genome contains the following:
- the LOC133738323 gene encoding uncharacterized protein LOC133738323 has protein sequence MELADELQINGEEEGEDMDREPSAEAPRREPHLYRNHFGGMVRKKAYIFDGHGEFYNKEWDLTEGRGNEFCWYHVELPKGNQKLSQSAEHLIGVLCPPLKLQDILSLVSNGPFCGHVDGALVFRVNSPGPPASDFTFRIAARITEHSVITVSLGRVPRLGFSPVGESLLSEIPRVESPSYVRGEQKERSGIVIREHVLEFLLTMNHSEEADNPVPKSVSNLVVHIIDTHVDHLQDVVTKLEIELDSVELEMDKGGFALKKQMLDDRRFPKMHLNLQRLLQVIAHGEQVFPRVKEKCSSKQWFSSEDVNSLEELTGRLRRLKDNVGFIANRVTAIQAGLDSWQAEQINKKLYYLSFLSIVFLPLSIITGVFGMNVGGVPWTGQNDPTLKNGFRNVMLLCIVMLLLALLCFSFPALYTRIVTWQRRRVLRRSWSLNRKSFLSRTHGIGVQERRGYLRL, from the exons ATGGAGCTAGCTGATGAGCTACAGATCAATGGAGAGGAAGAGGGAGAGGACATGGACAGAGAGCCGTCTGCAGAGGCTCCTCGCAGAGAGCCTCATCTCTACCGGAACCACTTTGGAGGCATGGTGAGGAAGAAAGCCTATATTTTTGATGGGCACGGCGAATTTTACAATAAGGAATGGGATCTTACAGAGGGTAGAGGAAATGAGTTTTGTTGGTATCATGTAGAGCTTCCAAAAGGAAATCAGAAACTATCTCAATCTGCAGAACACCTCATTGGTGTTCTTTGCCCGCCTTTGAAACTACAGGACATTCTCTCGCTTGTCAGCAACGGACCCTTTTGTGGGCATGTCGATGGGGCTCTTGTATTCAGAGTCAACTCCCCAGGTCCTCCTGCCAGTGATTTCACATTTAGAATTGCTGCAAGAATTACTGAACACTCGGTGATTACTGTGTCTTTGGGCCGTGTCCCCAGATTGGGTTTCTCGCCAGTGGGCGAATCTCTTCTCTCGGAGATTCCTAGAGTGGAGAGTCCCTCTTATGTTAGAGGTGAGCAGAAGGAAAGGAGTGGGATTGTGATAAGGGAGCATGTTCTTGAGTTCTTATTGACGATGAATCATTCTGAAGAGGCCGATAATCCTGTGCCAAAATCTGTCTCCAATCTTGTGGTTCATATTATTGACACGCATGTTGATCACCTCCAAGATGTTGTGACTAAACTTGAAATAGAATTGGATTCCGTTGAGCTTGAGATGGATAAAG GTGGTTTTGCTTTGAAGAAACAAATGCTAGATGATAGAAGATTTCCTAAAATGCATCTAAATCTGCAGCGCCTCTTGCAG GTGATTGCTCATGGGGAGCAAGTTTTTCCTCGGGTCAAAGAAAAATGTTCTTCCAAACAATGGTTTTCCAGTGAAGATGTTAACTCTCTTGAAGAGCTGACTGGACGGTTGAGGAGGCTAAAGGATAATGTAGGGTTTATAGCAAATCGTGTCACGGCAATACAGGCTGGTCTAGACAGCTGGCAAGCTGAGCAAATAAACAAGAAACTATATTATCTCTCTTTCCTTTCTATCGTATTCCTTCCTCTATCCATCATTACTGGAG tgtttggcatgaatgtggGCGGAGTTCCATGGACAGGACAAAACGACCCAACGTTGAAGAATGGTTTCCGTAATGTGATGTTACTTTGCATTGTTATGCTACTTCTGGCACTGCTCTGCTTCAGTTTTCCTGCTCTTTATACCCGTATAGTTACTTGGCAAAGGAGAAGAGTCTTGAGGAGAAGCTGGTCCCTCAACAGGAAGTCATTTCTCAGTAGAACCCATGGAATTGGAGTTCAAGAAAGAAGGGGCTACCTTCGGCTTTGA